The genomic DNA ATCTCGTGTGACGAGAATTAGTCCGCGTTGCATCGCAATTGCAGCAATCCAGATGTCATTGTCCGGGATAGGTCTGCCTTTCCTTCGTAGCTGGTTCTTGATAATTCCATACCATTGTGCCGTTTCCAAATCACAAGGAAAAACAATACTTTGTTGAACTAATATGTCAATTTTATGCAGGTTTTCTGTAACCCTATTAGATTTCTGTGCCCCAAAGCAGAGTTCACCGATTACAGGCGGAACCGCTACTATATACTCAGCATTTTTGACTTTCTCTTGGACTGCTAGATCACCGGCGAACAAGGCAATAGCAACGTTTGTATCGAGCAGATACTTACCACTCAGATTCATTGATCTGCTCACACCCTTCTTCAATTGCCTGTTTCATGATTTCAAGGTCTTCAGGCGAAATTGTACCTACAAGTTCAAGCAGTTTTTCTCCCGGGTAACGCTTTGACAGTTCACCTGAAAGTTCCAGCACAAAATCTAAAACTTGATTCTGTTGTGACGGAGTAAGTTTTTCTATTTGTTCTAAAAGTTCCGTCTTTAAGTTATCCATCATGTTGCCTCCTTTTCGATTAAGGGATGGTGTTTTTGTACCTACTGATTTCCTAAAAAGATTTTACCACAGGTCGTATAAGAAGATCAACGCTTTTTGGTATGCTGTCCTTGCGATATCGATGCCATTCCGCAGCC from Candidatus Poribacteria bacterium includes the following:
- a CDS encoding type II toxin-antitoxin system VapC family toxin; this encodes MSGKYLLDTNVAIALFAGDLAVQEKVKNAEYIVAVPPVIGELCFGAQKSNRVTENLHKIDILVQQSIVFPCDLETAQWYGIIKNQLRRKGRPIPDNDIWIAAIAMQRGLILVTRD